In one Pygocentrus nattereri isolate fPygNat1 chromosome 21, fPygNat1.pri, whole genome shotgun sequence genomic region, the following are encoded:
- the chchd4a gene encoding mitochondrial intermembrane space import and assembly protein 40 — protein sequence MSYCKQEGKDRIIFVTKEDHEAPSNAELVEDDPNDPYEDHGLILPNGDINWNCPCLGGMASGPCGQQFKDAFSCFHYSKEEVKGSECVDYFRSMQECMQKYPELYPQEDDSESAPSGGAEAAPADSTSTDSASVSVPASEEAAAGTESPATS from the exons ATGTCCTACTGCAAGCAGGAAG GTAAAGATCGCATCATCTTTGTGACCAAGGAGGACCACGAGGCACCGAGCAATGCTGAGCTTGTAGAAGACGACCCCAACGATCCCTATGAAGATCATG GTCTCATTCTGCCCAACGGGGACATTAACTGGAACTGCCCGTGTCTGGGCGGCATGGCGAGCGGCCCCTGCGGTCAGCAGTTCAAGGACGCCTTCTCCTGCTTCCACTACAGCAAAGAGGAGGTGAAGGGCTCCGAATGTGTCGATTATTTCCGCAGCATGCAGGAATGCATGCAGAAATACCCCGAACTCTACCCGCAGGAGGATGACAGCGAGAGCGCCCCCTCTGGAGGGGCCGAGGCGGCGCCGGCCGACTCCACAAGCACTGACTCCGCATCCGTTTCTGTTCCTGCCTCAGAGGAAGCGGCAGCTGGGACAGAAAGCCCCGCCACCAGCTAA